The following coding sequences lie in one Capsicum annuum cultivar UCD-10X-F1 chromosome 5, UCD10Xv1.1, whole genome shotgun sequence genomic window:
- the LOC107871536 gene encoding receptor kinase-like protein Xa21 gives MEKHIFLLILLFLIQYYSLSISAASSNETDQQALLAFKGLVTSPSHFLVNNWTKNTSFCSWFGVTCSPKRQRVVSLALPDMQLQGTISSSLANLSFLSMLNLQNNSLHGGIPFGLGHLPRLRVIDVRNNQLQGSIPTSLFQHRRVQVISLAFNKLGGDMWKGPWIVPELRVLNLRNNSLTGIIPPSVGNATKLMNFSLAGNRISGNLPKEIELQVLSISLNSITGEIPRNIGCLSKLEVFYIGENPISGTIPASLANISPLQYVDCTGNRLEGPIPPELGKLSNLRMLLYLKVGPNPLNGVLPNSIGNLSSTIEDLYISDAQINGLIPPVRGNMSSLTELTLGGNNLKGNIPPEIGKLKQLQEGEIPSGGVFVNSTLQSFLGNKGLFGVHILEVPACANPGLQSKSKELVLKVVIPVVISSFLIFLLVSVLILKRKKKGKFKDVEKVPDIKTYQLVSYHEIQRATNYFDESNLIGVGSSGSVYQGTLSSGIVVSIKILDLEYEEVCKRFDTECEVMRNVRHRNLVPVITTCFSDYISAFVLQYMSNGSLENWLYREDCQFNLLQRVTVMLGAAMGIEYLHHGHITPIVNCDLKPENILLDDNMVAHVGYFGISKILAVSKSMAYTETLGTLGYIAPEYGSEGIVSTNGDVYSYGIVLMEVLTKRRPTDEKICNENLDLRKWITQSFSGSMMDVIDNNLFRKEAQITSKSEICIALMVELALDCTMEMPESRITMKDVVKRLNKIKNTFLEI, from the exons ATGGAGAAACACATTTTCTTATTGATtcttctctttctaattcaatattACTCTCTTTCGATATCAGCTGCTTCATCAAATGAAACAGATCAACAAGCTCTACTAGCTTTCAAAGGTCTTGTTACTAGTCCTAGTCATTTTTTGGTAAATAATTGGACTAAGAATACTTCCTTTTGCTCTTGGTTTGGTGTCACTTGCAGTCCAAAAAGGCAAAGGGTTGTATCCTTGGCGCTTCCCGATATGCAACTTCAAGGCACAATTTCCTCCTCTTTGGCCAATTTGTCCTTTCTCAGCATGCTCAATCTACAGAATAACAGCCTCCATGGTGGCATCCCTTTCGGACTTGGCCACTTGCCTCGCTTGCGAGTGATTGATGTTAGAAACAATCAGCTTCAAGGAAGTATTCCAACAAGTCTATTTCAACACCGGAGGGTTCAAGTAATTTCCTTAGCTTTCAATAAACTCGGTGGTGACATGTGGAAAGGGCCATGGATTGTACCAGAACTCAGAGTCTTGAATCTGAGGAACAATAGCCTCACAGGTATAATCCCTCCTTCTGTTGGAAATGCCACAAAGTTGATGAACTTCAGTTTGGCTGGGAACAGAATCAGTGGCAACCTTCCAAAAGAGATCG AGCTCCAAGTTTTGTCCATATCTCTCAACAGCATAACTGGAGAGATACCCAGAAATATTGGTTGTTTATCAAAACTCGAGGTGTTTTATATTGGAGAAAATCCAATATCAGGGACTATTCCCGCTTCATTGGCCAATATTTCCCCTCTGCAATATGTTGACTGTACAGGAAATCGATTGGAGGGCCCAATTCCTCCAGAATTGGGGAAGCTATCAAATTTGAG GATGTTGCTATATCTAAAAGTGGGTCCCAATCCGTTGAATGGTGTTCTGCCCAATTCTATTGGGAATCTTTCATCTACTATCGAAGACTTATATATATCAGATGCACAGATCAATGGCCTCATCCCCCCAGTTAGAGGCAACATGAGCAGTCTAACAGAACTAACCCTTGGAGGAAATAACTTGAAGGGAAATATTCCTCCTGAGATTGGTAAGCTTAAACAACTCCAAG aAGGTGAAATACCCAgtggtggtgtgtttgtgaaTTCCACTCTCCAATCATTTCTTGGGAACAAAGGACTATTTGGAGTGCACATATTGGAGGTTCCTGCTTGCGCTAATCCCGGACTACAATCAAAGTCTAAGGAGCTAGTGCTAAAGGTTGTTATTCCAGTGGTTATTTCATCATTTCTGATATTCTTGCTGGTTTCAGTTTTGATATTGAAACGGAAGAAGAAAGGAAAGTTCAAAGATGTGGAAAAGGTACCAGATATCAAGACTTATCAATTAGTTTCCTATCACGAGATTCAGCGAGCAACAAATTATTTTGATGAATCAAATTTAATTGGTGTCGGAAGTTCTGGTTCTGTGTACCAAGGCACATTATCTAGTGGAATTGTGGTATCCATAAAGATTCTTGATTTGGAATATGAGGAGGTATGCAAGAGGTTCGACACTGAATGTGAAGTGATGAGAAATGTTAGGCACAGGAATCTTGTGCCCGTGATCACAACTTGTTTTAGTGACTATATAAGTGCCTTTGTTCTGCAATATATGTCTAATGGGAGCCTTGAAAATTGGTTGTACAGAGAAGATTGCCAGTTCAACCTTCTTCAAAGAGTAACTGTAATGCTTGGTGCGGCTATGGGAATTGAATATCTACATCATGGTCATATCACTCCAATAGTTAATTGTGACCTAAAGCCAGAAAACATTCTTTTGGATGATAATATGGTAGCTCATGTTGGTTATTTTGGCATCTCTAAAATTTTAGCTGTAAGCAAGTCCATGGCATATACTGAGACATTGGGCACTCTTGGTTATATCGCACCAG AATATGGCTCGGAGGGAATAGTGTCAACTAATGGGGATGTTTATAGTTACGGCATCGTGTTGATGGAGGTTTTGACCAAAAGAAGGCCAACAGATGAAAAGATATGCAATGAAAATCTTGACTTGAGGAAATGGATAACACAATCATTTTCAGGGTCTATGATGGACGTTATAGATAACAATCTTTTTCGTAAGGAAGCGCAAATCACTTCAAAAAGTGAAATCTGCATAGCCTTAATGGTAGAATTGGCTTTAGATTGCACAATGGAAATGCCAGAATCAAGAATAACCATGAAAGATGTAGTCAAGAGGCTtaacaaaatcaagaacacatttcTGGAAATATAG
- the LOC107872275 gene encoding receptor kinase-like protein Xa21: MEKHIFLLILFFLVQYYSHSITLALSNETDQHALLAFRNVTTSPRHFLANNWTKNTSFCSWLGVTCSSRRQRVVALALPNLKLQGTIAPSLANFSFLSVLNLGNNSLHGDIPYVLGHLPRLWVIDIQNNQLQGSIPTSLYQHQRVQVISLAFNKIGGEKWKGPWNVPKFSALNLRNNSLTGIIPPSVGNATKLTNFSLSGNRINGNIPKKIGNLSQLAILDLHDNQLTGNIPATLFNISSLLAVSLRINCLFGHLLLDEGNIASNMMFLSISHNQISGPIPTNICQLTELKVLSISFNNKIGKIPRNIGCLSKLEEFYVGDNPIKGIIPTSMGNISTHQKLYCGNNCIVGQIPPELGELSNLRQLSFVQNYNLTGHIPEAIFNISSLEIIDFSSNNLSGRIPTTTGLHLPNLEGLFLGQIPLFITNASKLETLGLENNFLKGTIPTNLGNFRELHALILNSNQLTNEPREHELQFFNSLADSRMLRYLQVGSNPLNGVLPYSIGNLSSTIEVVYLADAHISGFMPASTGNISGLITLVFQNNNLMGNIPSEIVLEGVIPSGGVFANSTLQSFLGNKGLCGMHILEVPPCPITKSGQQSKSKKLVLKIVIPVISTYPLISFHEIQRATSNFDRSNLIGVGSSGSVYKGTLSRGTVVAIKVLDLENKQVCKRFDTECEVMRNVRHRNLLPVITTCSSEYIRAFVLHYMSNGSVENWLYREDCHLNLLQRVIVMLDAAMAIEYVHHGYETSIVHCDLKPSNVLLDEDMVAHVGEFGISKILAVSKSMEHTKTLGTLGYIAPSTRKIPSL; encoded by the exons ATGGAGAAGCATATTTTCTTATTGATTCTTTTCTTTCTAGTTCAATATTACTCTCATTCTATAACACTTGCTTTGTCAAATGAAACAGACCAACATGCTTTATTAGCTTTCAGAAACGTTACTACAAGTCCTAGACATTTTTTGGCCAATAATTGGACCAAAAATACTTCTTTTTGCTCTTGGCTTGGTGTCACTTGCAGTTCGAGAAGGCAAAGGGTTGTTGCCTTGGCTCTTCCTAATTTGAAACTTCAAGGCACAATTGCCCCGTCTTTGGCCAATTTTTCCTTTCTCAGTGTTCTCAATCTTGGGAACAACAGCTTACATGGTGACATCCCTTATGTCCTTGGCCACTTGCCTCGCTTATGGGTGATCGATATTCAGAACAATCAGCTCCAAGGAAGTATCCCAACAAGCCTATATCAACACCAGAGAGTTCAAGTTATTTCATTGGCTTTCAATAAAATCGGTGGTGAAAAGTGGAAAGGGCCATGGAATGTACCCAAGTTCAGTGCCTTAAATCTCAGGAACAATAGCCTCACAGGTATAATCCCTCCTTCGGTTGGAAATGCCACAAAATTGACGAACTTCAGTTTGTCTGGAAATAGAATCAACGGAAACATTCCAAAGAAGATTGGTAATCTAAGCCAGCTTGCAATTTTGGACTTGCATGATAATCAGTTAACAGGTAACATTCCTGCAACACTGTTTAATATCTCGTCGCTGCTTGCTGTATCTCTGAGAATCAATTGCCTTTTTGGTCATCTCTTGCTTGATGAAGGGAATATTGCGTCAAATATGATGTTTCTAAGTATATCTCACAACCAAATTTCTGGTCCCATTCCTACGAACATATGCCAACTCACAGAGCTCAAAGTGTTGTCCATTTCTTTCAACAACAAAATTGGAAAGATACCCAGAAATATTGGTTGTTTATCTAAACTTGAGGAGTTTTATGTTGGTGATAATCCAATAAAAgggattattcccacttctatgggAAATATTTCTACTCATCAAAAACTTTATTGTGGAAACAATTGCATAGTGGGGCAAATTCCTCCGGAATTAGGGGAGCTATCAAATTTGAGGCAATTAAGCTTTGTGCAGAATTATAATCTTACTGGTCATATTCCAGAGGCTATTTTCAACATATCTTCTTTGGAAATCATTGATTTCAGTTCCAACAACCTCTCGGGTAGAATTCCGACAACTACAGGTCTTCATCTTCCGAACCTTGAAGGACTTTTCTTGGGGCAAATTCCGTTGTTCATAACAAATGCTTCCAAGCTTGAAACGCTGGGGCTAGAAAATAACTTTCTCAAAGGAACAATTCCAACTAATTTGGGCAATTTCCGTGAGCTGCATGCACTGATCCTAAATAGTAATCAACTTACCAATGAACCAAGAGAGCATGAGTTgcaatttttcaattctttggCGGACAGTAGGATGTTGCGATATCTACAAGTGGGTTCTAATCCGTTGAATGGCGTTCTTCCCTATTCGATTGGGAACCTTTCATCTACTATTGAAGTAGTATATTTAGCAGATGCACACATCAGTGGCTTCATGCCCGCTAGTACAGGCAACATAAGTGGTCTTATTACCCTAGTATTTCAAAATAACAACTTGATGGGAAACATTCCTTCTGAGATTG TTTTAGAAGGTGTAATACCCAGTGGTGGCGTGTTTGCAAATTCCACTCTGCAATCATTTCTTGGGAATAAAGGTCTATGTGGAATGCACATATTGGAGGTTCCTCCTTGCCCTATCACTAAATCTGGACAACAATCAAAGTCTAAGAAGCTTGTGCTAAAAATTGTTATTCCAGTG ATCAGCACTTACCCATTGATTTCTTTTCATGAGATTCAACGAGCAACAAGTAATTTTGATAGATCAAATTTAATCGGTGTGGGAAGTTCTGGCTCTGTGTACAAAGGAACATTATCTAGAGGAACTGTGGTGGCCATAAAGGTTTTAGATTTGGAAAATAAGCAAGTATGCAAGAGGTTTGATACCGAATGCGAAGTGATGAGAAATGTTAGACATAGAAATCTTCTCCCTGTTATTACTACTTGTTCTAGTGAGTATATAAGAGCCTTTGTTCTGCATTATATGTCCAACGGGAGCGTTGAGAATTGGTTGTACAGAGAAGATTGCCACTTGAACCTTCTCCAAAGAGTCATTGTGATGCTTGATGCAGCTATGGCAATTGAATATGTACATCATGGTTATGAAACTTCGATAGTTCACTGTGACCTAAAGCCATCAAACGTTCTTTTGGATGAAGATATGGTGGCTCATGTTGGTGAATTTGGCATCTCCAAAATTTTAGCGGTAAGCAAGTCTATGGAACACACCAAGACATTGGGCACTCTTGGATATATTGCTCCAAGTACAAGAAAAATCCCCTCtctttga